In a single window of the Candidatus Palauibacter australiensis genome:
- a CDS encoding P1 family peptidase translates to MRLRPESAGPSVARGVALAAAGVVGGLLAAGGCVAQETADSAGGGITAVEGLALGHFTLEERPTGCTVVLAEDGAVAGVDVRGGAPGTREIALLDPVNSVQEAHAIVLSGGSAFGLDAASGVVRYL, encoded by the coding sequence ATGAGACTGAGACCGGAGTCTGCCGGGCCGTCCGTGGCGCGGGGCGTCGCGCTCGCGGCGGCCGGGGTGGTGGGCGGACTTCTCGCGGCGGGAGGGTGTGTGGCGCAGGAGACAGCGGATTCGGCGGGGGGCGGCATCACGGCGGTCGAGGGACTCGCGCTGGGTCACTTCACGCTGGAGGAGCGGCCCACGGGCTGTACGGTCGTTCTCGCCGAGGACGGCGCCGTGGCGGGGGTCGACGTACGGGGCGGGGCGCCGGGGACGCGGGAGATCGCCCTCCTCGATCCGGTGAACAGCGTGCAGGAAGCCCACGCCATCGTGCTCTCGGGCGGGAGCGCGTTCGGCCTCGACGCGGCGTCGGGCGTGGTCCGGTATCTCG